The proteins below come from a single Gavia stellata isolate bGavSte3 unplaced genomic scaffold, bGavSte3.hap2 HAP2_SCAFFOLD_38, whole genome shotgun sequence genomic window:
- the LOC132321025 gene encoding ATPase family AAA domain-containing protein 2-like, whose amino-acid sequence MKERCLPLNFRKDDLKGIHKDRMKIGARLADVDPMQTDCSVRFDGVGGLSDHISALKEMVVFPLLYPEVFERFKIQPPRGCLFYGPPGTGKTLVARALANECSQGDRRIAFFMRKGADCLSKWAGESERQLRLLFDQAYQMRPSIIFFDEIDGLAPVRSCEQDEIHSSIVSTLLALMDGLDSRGEIVVIGATNRLDSIDPALRRPGRFDREFLFSLPNKEARKDIFKIHTRDWTPKPLDMFLEELAEKCVGYCGADIKCLCAEAALCALRRRYPQIYKSSEKLQLDIASIKITAKDFVMAMQKTVPASRRAVASPGRALSPISKPLLENTLARILQALQRVFPHAELALKKGQQQGITIVAASLNFCQSKNFRFVQSTYRNLSAIMTFSRNAYYQPTSCRPRFLLVGEPGYGQASHLAPAVIHALEKFPVYTLDLSVLFVSITSSEETCAQLMREAQRTAPSIIYIPHIHLWWEAAGATLRATFTTLLQNIPAFAPVLLLATSDVCHADLPEEIKELFINDDEVFKIQLPNEEERRTFFEDLIVNQTAKPPASKTKTAWQTLEVLPVAPPPKPPQLTEEEIRQLEEQEEDILRELRIFLRDVTRRLAGDRRFRAFTKPVDPEEVPDYDAVIKQPMDLSAVLSKIDLHQYLTAGDFLKDIDLICSNALQYNPDKDPGDRLIRHRACALRDTAYAIVREEMDEDFEQRCKEIQESRKKRGCSSSKYAPPYYRVMPKQNYVPGCEKTDPKCNEKMKMPAAPVDSSTPCSEGLGILPLTSPMRFVQYSVDTKNERDCIPGTGHFTDTVFPINRPVAAGVSSPFGQARCRRAAVAQVGSSRVAGTPSQPAPSPPNFGSALDRPATHPDGF is encoded by the exons ATGAAGGAAAG GTGTCTTCCACTAAACTTTCGGAAAGACGATTTGAAGGGAATTCACAAGGATCGAATGAAAATTGGAGCACGTCTGGCTGACGTTGATCCAATGCAAACAGAttgttca GTACGGTTTGATGGTGTGGGTGGTCTTTCTgaccacatttcagctttaaaagagatggtcgtttttcctttgctttacccagaagtctttgagcgattcaaaattcaacctccaag aggctGTCTCTTCTATGGCCCTCCAGGGACTGGGAAGACACTGGTTGCTCGTGCACTTGCTAATGAATGTAGCCAAGGTGACAGGAGAATAgccttttttatgagaaaaggtgcCGACTGCCTGAGTAAATGGGCGGGGGAATCTGAACGACAGCTTCGTTTATTGTTTGATCAG gCCTACCAGATGCgaccttcaattattttctttgatgagataGATGGTCTTGCTCCTGTGCGGTCCTGTGAACAAGACGAAATCCATAG ctctaTTGTATCAACACTTCTGGCACTTATGGATGGGttagacagcagaggagagattgtGGTAATTGGAGCCACCAACAGGCTGGATTCTATAGATCCTGCTTTACGAAGACCCGGACGGTTTGATCGAgagttcctcttcagcctgccaAATAAAGAG gctagaaaagatattttcaagattcacaCACGAGACTGGACCCCTAAGCCACTGgacatgtttcttgaagagctagctgaaaaatgtgttg gatactgtggtgctgatattaaatgcttatgtgctgaagctgccctctgtgctctgcgCCGCCGCTATcctcaaatatacaaaagcagtgagaaactgcagttagatattgcttctattaaaataacagcgaAGGATTTTGTCATGGCTATGCAGAAGACTGTTCCAGCTTCACGGAGGGCTGTGGCTTCACCTGGGCGAGCACTATCacctatttcaaaaccactgcttgaaaacacactagcaagaattttacaagccttgcagagagtatttccccACGCAGAGCTTGCTCTAAAGAAGGGCCAACAGCAAGGTATAACAATAGTAGCTGcttctttaaacttctgccaaagcaaaaacttccgATTTGTGCAATCAACGTACAGAAACCTCTCAGCCATAATGACA tttagcag aaatgcttattacCAGCCAACATCTTGCAGGCCACGGTTCTTACTAGTTGGAGAGCCAGGATACGGGCAAGCTTCTCATTTGGCACCTGCAGTAATACATGCcctggaaaagtttccagtctATACACTAGACctatctgttctgtttgttagcATCACATCATCGGAAGAAACATGTGCACag ttgatgcgagaagcacaaagaacagcaccaagtatcatttatattccacatatccatttgtggtgggaggctgctggagctacattgagagctacttttacaacactactgcagaacattccagcatttgctccagttttgctgcttgcaacatctgatgtgtgtcatgcagatctcccagaagag ataaaagaattgtttattaatgatgatgaagtgttcaaaatccagttgcctaatgaggaagaaagaagaacattttttgaggacTTAATTGTAAATCAAACTGCTAAACCTCCTGCATCAAAAACTAAGACAG cTTGGCAGACATTGGAAGTACTGCCTGTAGCACCACCGCCTAAGCCtccacagctgacagaggaagaaataagacagctggaggagcaggaggaggatataTTGCGTGAACTGAGGATTTTCTTAAGGGATGTGACTCGTAGACTTGCCGGTGACAGACgtttcagagcatttacaaagcctgtcgacccagaggag gtaCCTGATTATGACGCAGTTATTAAACAGCCCATGGACCTTTCGGCAGTTCTCTCGAAGATTGACTTGCACCAGTACCTAACTGCAGGagattttctaaaagacatcgatctaatctgcagcaatgctttacAGTACAACCCAGATAAAGACCCTGGAG atcgTCTCATTAGgcacagagcttgtgctttgagagatactgcatatgccatcgtgagagaggaaatggatgaagattttgaacaacGCTGTAAAGAAATTCAAGAATCTCGCAAGAAAAGAG GTTGTAGCTCTTCAAAGTATGCTCCGCCTTACTACCGTgtaatgccaaagcagaactatgttcctggctgtgagaaaacagacccaaagtgtaacgaaaagatgaagatgccagCAGCGCCTGTAGATTCCAGTACACCGTGCTCTGAag GactaggaattttgccattgacttcacccATGCGCTTTGTGCAGTACTCCGTCGATACAAAGAACG AGAGAGACTGTATTCCAGGCACAGGACACTTCACTGATACTGTATTCCCGATAAACAGGCCGGTGGCCGCCGGCGTCTCCTCGCCCTTCGGCCAGGCGAGGTGCCGGCGCGCAGCGGTTGCGCAGGTTGGGAGTTCTCGGGTGGCAGGGACGCCCTCACAGCCCGCTCCTTCGCCACCAAACTTCGGCTCCGCGCTAGACCGTCCCGCCACGCACCCAGACGGCTTTTAA